From the Streptomyces syringium genome, one window contains:
- a CDS encoding TetR/AcrR family transcriptional regulator: protein MSDAREGAPRKRGRPARTDAGDGPGARERILTAARAEFAEHGYDKASIRGIAKGAGVDPALVHHYFGPKEKIFGAAVEVAFAPALEAQDIVSVGGLETIGERLTRFILGVWEDPVTREPLLAIVRSAVANETAAAVFRDLVTMRLMVRVAGELDVPEPRLRSELAAAQLVGVTLLRHVIKVEPLASADLDEVIAMVAPVVQRHLTED from the coding sequence GTGAGCGACGCACGGGAGGGCGCCCCGAGGAAGCGCGGCAGACCCGCCCGTACGGACGCGGGCGACGGCCCCGGCGCCCGCGAGCGGATCCTCACCGCCGCCCGCGCCGAGTTCGCCGAGCACGGCTACGACAAGGCGTCCATCCGGGGCATCGCCAAGGGCGCGGGCGTCGACCCGGCGCTCGTCCACCACTACTTCGGCCCCAAGGAGAAGATCTTCGGCGCGGCCGTCGAAGTGGCCTTCGCGCCGGCGCTCGAGGCGCAGGACATCGTCTCGGTCGGCGGGCTGGAGACCATCGGGGAGCGGCTGACCCGCTTCATCCTCGGCGTGTGGGAGGACCCCGTCACCCGGGAGCCGCTCCTCGCGATCGTCCGGTCCGCGGTCGCCAACGAGACCGCCGCCGCCGTCTTCCGCGACCTCGTCACCATGCGGCTCATGGTCCGCGTGGCCGGCGAGTTGGACGTCCCGGAGCCGCGGCTGCGCTCGGAGCTCGCCGCCGCCCAGCTGGTGGGCGTCACCCTGCTGCGCCATGTGATCAAGGTCGAGCCCCTGGCCTCGGCGGACCTCGACGAGGTCATCGCCATGGTGGCCCCGGTCGTCCAGCGACATCTGACCGAGGACTGA
- a CDS encoding Ppx/GppA phosphatase family protein: protein MRLGVLDVGSNTVHLLVVDAHPGARPLPAHSHKTELRLAELLDDHGAISDAGIDRLIAVIQDALQAAEDKGVEEVLPFATSAVREAANADAVLARVTKETGITLPVMTGDEEARLTFLAARRWFGWSSGKLLVLDIGGGSLEIALGLDEEPDAAVSLPLGAGRLTAGWLPGDPPDPTDVRALRRHVRAQIARIVGDFSRRGAPDHIVATSKTFKQLARIAGAARSTEGLYVKRTLSRRALEQWVPKLAAMTVEQRAALPGVSEGRAPQLLAGALVAEAAMDLFGVEELVLCPWALREGVILRRLDHLPVP, encoded by the coding sequence ATGAGACTCGGTGTCCTCGACGTGGGCTCGAATACGGTCCACCTGCTGGTGGTGGACGCGCATCCGGGCGCCCGCCCCCTGCCCGCCCACTCGCACAAGACCGAGCTGCGGCTCGCCGAACTCCTCGACGACCACGGCGCGATCAGCGACGCCGGGATAGACCGCCTGATCGCCGTCATCCAGGATGCCCTGCAGGCCGCCGAGGACAAGGGCGTCGAGGAGGTCCTGCCGTTCGCCACCTCCGCGGTCCGCGAGGCGGCCAACGCCGACGCCGTCCTCGCGCGCGTGACGAAAGAGACCGGCATCACGCTGCCCGTCATGACCGGCGACGAGGAGGCCCGGCTGACCTTCCTCGCCGCCCGCCGCTGGTTCGGCTGGTCGTCGGGCAAGCTCCTCGTCCTCGACATCGGCGGCGGCTCCCTGGAGATAGCACTGGGCCTGGACGAGGAGCCCGACGCGGCCGTCTCGCTGCCGCTGGGCGCCGGTCGGCTGACGGCCGGCTGGCTCCCGGGCGACCCGCCGGACCCCACCGACGTCCGCGCGCTGCGCCGCCACGTACGGGCCCAGATCGCCCGCATCGTCGGCGATTTCTCCCGCCGCGGCGCGCCCGACCACATCGTCGCCACCTCCAAGACCTTCAAACAGCTCGCCCGCATCGCCGGCGCCGCCCGCTCCACCGAGGGCCTCTACGTCAAGCGCACGCTGAGCCGCCGCGCCCTGGAGCAGTGGGTGCCCAAGCTCGCCGCGATGACCGTCGAACAGCGCGCCGCGCTGCCCGGCGTGTCGGAGGGCCGGGCGCCCCAGCTGCTGGCGGGCGCGCTCGTCGCCGAGGCGGCGATGGACCTGTTCGGAGTGGAAGAGCTGGTGCTCTGCCCGTGGGCATTGCGCGAAGGAGTGATCCTCCGGCGGCTGGACCACCTGCCCGTCCCGTGA
- a CDS encoding BACON domain-containing protein: MTSSGPEHPTYATGAFHPHRRAPRAVDDTLVQRPPVRYEPFLDGLFTYCLSVLCEHDSATSVLGEALALAERRADRAPADEEMRRPWMYALARWACLRRLAERGAKVADPVPTGSLAAHRRAELSLLAWPEAAGTTPEQREALELAVRHGLTPHEVGVVLRLDPDATRALLSSAACEVERTRTALAVVESGRCPVVARFAGDTEMLLGAALRRELVRHVDDCADCRRTAERANAGDPWPGTSASTAALPVLEAPRAAAHAAMLCALAARPQRAAPAGVMPRFDRKGFPLAPKDRAARRGRLRSRAVTTTVVATVVAAPVLALWAAYRGGPGIGEGQDTASVSARETDGLGRIPYEEVGRSHTSTDARSAVRRRPSDVSVAVLGPDGRPVPVAAAATASPAPGDSTRPLPAPSGPGHGPGRLTVEAQPSGGTTLITLTADGGQPVRWSMTADAPWLRLNRVGGVLTPGQSVTVTVYVDQDREPVGHWTARVAVAPGGSVVTIEGRGAAPEPTPAATQPPPSPTAPPPAPSPSATN, encoded by the coding sequence ATGACAAGCAGCGGCCCCGAGCACCCTACGTACGCCACCGGCGCGTTTCATCCACACCGCCGTGCGCCGCGCGCGGTCGACGACACCCTCGTGCAGCGGCCGCCCGTGCGGTACGAGCCGTTCCTGGACGGGTTGTTCACCTACTGCCTGTCCGTGCTGTGCGAGCACGACTCCGCCACCTCCGTGCTCGGCGAGGCGCTCGCCCTCGCCGAGCGGCGTGCCGACCGGGCCCCCGCCGACGAGGAGATGCGCCGCCCCTGGATGTACGCCCTGGCCCGTTGGGCGTGTCTGCGCAGGCTCGCGGAGCGCGGCGCCAAGGTCGCCGATCCGGTCCCGACCGGGTCGCTGGCCGCCCACCGCCGCGCGGAGCTGTCCCTGCTGGCCTGGCCGGAGGCCGCCGGCACCACCCCCGAGCAGCGCGAGGCCCTCGAGCTGGCCGTCCGCCACGGCCTCACCCCCCACGAGGTCGGCGTGGTGCTGCGGCTGGACCCCGACGCCACCCGGGCGCTGCTGTCCAGCGCCGCGTGCGAGGTGGAGCGGACCCGGACCGCCCTGGCCGTCGTGGAGTCCGGCCGCTGCCCGGTCGTCGCACGGTTCGCGGGGGACACGGAGATGCTGCTGGGGGCCGCGCTGCGGCGCGAGCTCGTGCGGCACGTCGATGACTGCGCCGACTGCCGGCGGACGGCCGAGCGGGCCAACGCGGGCGACCCCTGGCCCGGGACGTCGGCGTCCACCGCCGCGCTGCCCGTGCTCGAGGCACCGCGCGCGGCGGCGCACGCCGCCATGCTGTGCGCCCTGGCCGCACGCCCGCAGCGCGCGGCGCCGGCCGGGGTGATGCCCCGGTTCGACCGCAAGGGCTTCCCGCTGGCCCCCAAGGACCGTGCCGCGCGGCGCGGCAGGCTGCGCAGCAGAGCCGTGACGACGACGGTCGTCGCGACGGTCGTGGCCGCCCCCGTGCTGGCCCTGTGGGCCGCCTACCGAGGGGGGCCGGGCATCGGGGAGGGCCAGGACACGGCGTCGGTCTCCGCCCGCGAGACGGACGGACTCGGCCGGATCCCGTACGAGGAGGTCGGCCGGTCCCACACCTCCACCGACGCGCGCTCGGCCGTGCGCCGCCGGCCCTCCGACGTCTCGGTCGCCGTGCTCGGCCCGGACGGCAGACCCGTGCCGGTGGCGGCCGCCGCCACCGCATCGCCCGCCCCGGGCGACAGCACCCGGCCGCTGCCGGCCCCGTCCGGACCGGGCCACGGACCCGGTCGGCTGACGGTCGAGGCGCAGCCCAGCGGGGGCACCACGCTGATCACGCTGACCGCCGACGGCGGGCAGCCGGTGCGCTGGTCGATGACGGCCGACGCGCCGTGGCTGCGGCTGAACCGGGTGGGCGGAGTCCTCACCCCGGGCCAGTCGGTGACCGTCACGGTCTACGTCGACCAGGACCGGGAGCCGGTGGGGCACTGGACGGCGCGGGTGGCCGTCGCGCCGGGCGGTTCCGTGGTGACGATCGAAGGTCGCGGCGCGGCCCCCGAGCCGACCCCCGCCGCGACCCAGCCACCCCCGAGCCCGACCGCCCCGCCCCCGGCACCGTCCCCGAGCGCTACGAACTGA
- the ilvD gene encoding dihydroxy-acid dehydratase, giving the protein MPELRSRTVTHGRNMAGARALMRASGVASEDIGKPIIAVANSFTEFVPGHTHLAPVGRIVSEAILAAGAVPREFNTIAVDDGIAMGHAGMLYSLPSRDLIADSVEYMVEAHCADALICISNCDKITPGMLMAALRLNIPVVFVSGGPMEAGQATLVDGTVRKLDLINAIVDAVDENVSDEDVLRIEENACPTCGSCSGMFTANSMNCLTEAIGLSLPGNGSVLATHTARKALYENAARTVVEITKRYYEQDDASVLPRNIATRAAFDNAMALDIAMGGSTNTILHLLAAAQEAGLDYDLKDIDAVSRRVPCLAKVAPNVAPGGTYYMEDVHRAGGIPAILGELYRAGLLNEDVHTVHSPDIKDWLGTWDVRGGSPSAEAVELWHAAPGCVRSATAFSQSERWDSLDTDAAGGCIRDAQHAYSKDGGLAVLKGNLAVDGCVVKTAGVDESIWTFEGPAVVCESQEDAVDKILRKEIKEGDVVVIRYEGPKGGPGMQEMLYPTSFLKGRGLGKSCALITDGRFSGGTSGLSIGHASPEAASGGTIALVADGDRIRIDIPARSIELLVDDEELTARREALGGTYAPKNRERQVSAALRAYAAMATSADKGAVRDVSRLG; this is encoded by the coding sequence ATGCCCGAGCTGAGGTCCCGCACCGTCACCCACGGCCGCAACATGGCGGGTGCCCGAGCGCTCATGCGGGCGTCGGGCGTAGCGAGCGAGGACATCGGCAAGCCGATCATCGCGGTCGCCAACTCCTTCACCGAGTTCGTCCCCGGCCACACCCACCTCGCCCCGGTCGGCCGGATCGTCTCCGAGGCGATCCTGGCGGCGGGCGCGGTGCCCCGCGAGTTCAACACGATCGCGGTCGACGACGGCATCGCGATGGGCCACGCCGGCATGCTCTACAGCCTGCCCTCCCGCGACCTGATCGCCGACTCCGTCGAGTACATGGTCGAGGCGCACTGCGCCGACGCACTGATCTGCATCTCCAACTGCGACAAGATCACGCCCGGCATGCTGATGGCCGCCCTGCGCCTCAACATCCCCGTCGTCTTCGTCTCCGGCGGCCCGATGGAGGCCGGCCAGGCCACCCTCGTCGACGGCACGGTCCGCAAGCTCGACCTGATCAACGCCATCGTGGACGCGGTCGACGAGAACGTCTCCGACGAGGACGTCCTGCGCATCGAGGAGAACGCCTGCCCGACCTGCGGCTCCTGTTCCGGCATGTTCACGGCCAACTCCATGAACTGCCTGACCGAGGCCATCGGCCTCTCCCTCCCGGGCAACGGCTCCGTCCTCGCCACCCACACCGCCCGCAAGGCGCTGTACGAGAACGCCGCCCGCACGGTCGTCGAGATCACCAAGCGCTACTACGAGCAGGACGACGCGTCGGTCCTGCCGCGCAACATCGCCACCCGCGCCGCCTTCGACAACGCCATGGCCCTCGACATCGCCATGGGCGGCTCGACCAACACGATCCTGCACCTGCTCGCCGCCGCCCAGGAGGCCGGGCTCGACTACGACCTCAAGGACATCGACGCGGTCTCGCGCCGGGTGCCCTGCCTCGCCAAGGTCGCGCCCAACGTCGCCCCCGGCGGCACGTACTACATGGAGGACGTGCACCGCGCCGGCGGCATCCCCGCGATCCTCGGCGAGCTCTACCGCGCCGGCCTGCTGAACGAGGACGTGCACACCGTCCACTCGCCCGACATCAAGGACTGGCTCGGCACCTGGGACGTGCGCGGCGGCTCGCCCTCCGCCGAGGCCGTCGAGCTGTGGCACGCCGCACCCGGCTGCGTCCGCTCCGCGACCGCCTTCTCGCAGTCCGAGCGCTGGGACTCCCTGGACACCGACGCCGCCGGCGGCTGCATCCGTGACGCGCAGCACGCCTACTCCAAGGACGGCGGACTCGCCGTCCTCAAGGGCAACCTGGCCGTCGACGGCTGTGTCGTGAAGACGGCCGGCGTCGACGAGTCGATCTGGACGTTCGAGGGCCCGGCCGTCGTCTGCGAGTCCCAGGAAGACGCCGTCGACAAGATCCTCCGCAAGGAGATCAAGGAGGGCGACGTCGTCGTCATCCGCTACGAGGGCCCCAAGGGCGGCCCCGGCATGCAGGAGATGCTCTACCCCACGTCCTTCCTCAAGGGCCGCGGCCTCGGCAAGTCCTGCGCCCTGATCACCGACGGCCGCTTCTCCGGCGGCACCTCGGGCCTGTCCATCGGCCACGCCTCACCCGAGGCGGCCTCCGGCGGCACGATCGCCCTGGTCGCCGACGGCGACCGGATCCGCATCGACATCCCGGCCCGCTCGATCGAACTCCTCGTCGACGACGAGGAACTGACGGCCCGCCGCGAGGCGCTCGGCGGCACGTACGCCCCCAAGAACCGCGAGCGCCAGGTCTCGGCGGCGCTGCGGGCCTACGCGGCCATGGCCACCAGCGCGGACAAGGGCGCCGTCCGGGACGTCTCCCGACTGGGCTAG
- a CDS encoding sugar phosphate isomerase/epimerase family protein, with product MTEPVVRIPDAKVALSTASVYPESTATAFEIAARVGYDGVEVMVWTDPVSQDIEALRRLSDYHQVPILAVHAPCLLITQRVWSTDPWVKLQRARAAAEKLGATTVVVHPPFRWQRSYARDFVRGIWRMADETDVRFAVENMYPWRYRDREMLAYAPDWDVTKDDYRHFTVDLSHTSTARTDALQMIDRMGDRLAHVHLADGNGSAKDEHLVPGRGKQPCAELLERLAVSGFDGHVVIEVNTRRAMSSAEREADLAEALAFTRLHLASPTRVPRL from the coding sequence GTGACAGAGCCAGTGGTGCGCATCCCGGATGCGAAGGTCGCGCTGTCCACGGCCTCGGTCTATCCCGAGTCGACGGCGACGGCCTTCGAGATCGCCGCCCGCGTCGGGTACGACGGTGTCGAGGTCATGGTCTGGACCGACCCGGTCAGCCAGGACATCGAGGCGCTGCGCCGCCTCTCCGACTACCACCAGGTCCCGATCCTGGCCGTCCACGCGCCCTGTCTGCTGATCACCCAGCGCGTCTGGTCGACGGACCCGTGGGTCAAGCTCCAGCGCGCCCGGGCGGCGGCCGAGAAGCTGGGCGCCACCACCGTGGTCGTCCACCCGCCGTTCCGCTGGCAGCGCTCGTACGCGCGTGACTTCGTGCGCGGGATCTGGCGGATGGCGGACGAGACCGACGTCCGCTTCGCCGTCGAGAACATGTACCCCTGGCGCTACCGCGACCGCGAGATGCTCGCCTACGCGCCCGACTGGGACGTCACCAAGGACGACTACCGCCACTTCACCGTCGACCTCTCGCACACGTCGACCGCCCGCACGGACGCCCTCCAGATGATCGACCGGATGGGCGACCGGCTCGCCCACGTCCATCTGGCCGACGGCAACGGCTCCGCCAAGGACGAGCACCTGGTGCCCGGCCGCGGCAAGCAGCCCTGCGCCGAGCTGCTGGAACGGCTCGCGGTCAGCGGCTTCGACGGGCACGTGGTGATCGAGGTCAACACCCGCCGCGCGATGTCCAGCGCGGAGCGCGAGGCCGACCTCGCCGAGGCCCTGGCCTTCACCCGCTTGCACCTCGCCTCCCCGACCCGCGTGCCCCGCCTGTGA